Proteins from one Nomia melanderi isolate GNS246 chromosome 3, iyNomMela1, whole genome shotgun sequence genomic window:
- the LOC143174384 gene encoding longitudinals lacking protein-like has product MVTEENADLPVQAWKIQEQGLPFAELKIPKAYNYVGKKPPGQFGCSRCGRSYMRKDSLQRHVHWECGKEPQFQCPFCPQRCKRKAHWLRHIRRQHIDKMGDMESYLLAYTPKLEID; this is encoded by the coding sequence CAGGCGTGGAAGATACAGGAGCAGGGGCTGCCGTTCGCCGAGCTGAAGATACCGAAGGCGTACAATTACGTCGGGAAGAAGCCTCCTGGACAGTTCGGTTGCAGCAGGTGCGGAAGATCCTACATGAGGAAGGACTCATTGCAGCGACACGTCCACTGGGAGTGCGGCAAGGAGCCACAGTTTCAGTGCCCGTTCTGCCCGCAGCGATGCAAGCGGAAAGCCCACTGGTTGAGGCACATCCGTCGCCAGCACATCGACAAAATGGGCGACATGGAGTCCTATCTGCTCGCCTACACGCCGAAACTCGAGATCGACTGA
- the LOC143174338 gene encoding uncharacterized protein LOC143174338 — protein MAPIQIRFLTAALVEHFERSPAAQSDHLLTARHAGRKSGGFFASLGWNSDGTRRVSRSSAGEVPAPLTPQRRARLHCPSRHGGRNSSSSSSNNNNNNNNNNNNNNNNNNNRPIISGSGHDRRHNCSRCGKSYKNAYILKRHLLYECGKAPSFNCPHCAFSSKYERNLKAHINHRHVTAQPPQSTTPVNQRA, from the exons ATGGCACCTATTCAGATTCGATTTCTTACAGCGGCGTTGGTAGAACACTTCGAACG GTCACCAGCGGCCCAAAGCGATCATCTCCTCACCGCCAGGCACGCAGGGCGCAAGTCAGGAG GTTTCTTCGCGAGCCTCGGCTGGAACTCGGACGGAACCAGGCGCGTGTCGCGCTCGTCCGCCGGCGAGGTGCCAGCACCGCTGACGCCGCAGCGGCGCGCCAGACTTCACTGTCCATCTCGTCACGGTGGacgcaacagcagcagcagcagcagcaacaacaataacaacaacaataacaacaacaacaacaataacaacaacaacaacaataggCCGATCATCAGCGGATCCGGCCACGACCGCCGGCACAATTGCTCCCGTTGTGGGAAGAGCTACAAGAACGCGTACATACTGAAGAGACACCTACTCTACGAGTGCGGCAAGGCGCCCTCGTTCAACTGTCCCCATTGCGCGTTCAGCTCCAAGTACGAGAGGAACTTGAAGGCGCACATCAACCATCGCCACGTGACCGCCCAGCCGCCACAGTCCACCACGCCCGTGAACCAGAGAGCCTGA